A section of the Sedimentisphaera cyanobacteriorum genome encodes:
- a CDS encoding peptidoglycan D,D-transpeptidase FtsI family protein: MKKNNHRMNLIFALILAAACAAAVKCVMIVSEHRPAFEKRLDAFELTVNKRTRRGVIVDARGNLLAVSKLKEDVFIDGEAMLSPYKNESRRHYTARYETIAKLEELLGLPDCSIEKKIYNTPKDRYRHIVVKEGISQQQRTKFDKLFEYRWDENSDEITRSRLYGTGIDYRWQREYPMGRLFCHTVGYAGQQKAGSEGLERYYFDLLSGEKGEQKFLVDSGRRPVSRLSGSRGAKNGKSIILNLDSVIQMFAREAIEKRCKKFKAESGFAIVMNPQTGGVMAMANYPNYDPENLEESEPSSRRNRAITDLFEPGSVVKPLIMAGAVDMNAVSKGRIIDCEDGMFYRRGSGRIKEYNYHRYGNLSLKEILVNSSNIGMAKIGLILGKEGLYECLEKIGFTYKTDIDLPGERSPEIRSLDKWTGYSVTRIPFGQEIGITGIQILRGYCAAANGGRSVRPYLAKAVIDNDGNTVQQLGADFERYGKIFSKDTCDFIMDALAGVVNSEDGTGKNAAMEEYTVFGKTGTANIYDPATGQYSNKHYTASFVGGAPFEEPRALVLVSIRKPDRSLGMGYSGGRVSAPVVKEILGKTLDYLNVPPENTAEE, translated from the coding sequence TTGAAAAAAAACAATCACAGGATGAATCTTATATTTGCCTTAATCCTTGCAGCGGCCTGCGCTGCGGCGGTTAAGTGCGTTATGATAGTTTCAGAGCACAGGCCTGCTTTTGAGAAAAGGCTCGATGCGTTCGAGCTTACAGTTAATAAGCGGACAAGAAGGGGCGTAATCGTTGATGCAAGGGGCAATCTTCTGGCGGTAAGCAAGCTCAAGGAGGATGTGTTTATAGACGGGGAAGCTATGCTGAGCCCTTACAAGAATGAATCACGCCGGCATTACACCGCCCGTTACGAGACTATCGCAAAGCTTGAAGAGCTTCTGGGGCTGCCGGATTGCAGCATAGAGAAGAAAATTTACAACACCCCGAAAGACAGATACAGGCATATTGTCGTAAAAGAAGGAATATCTCAGCAGCAGAGGACGAAATTCGACAAGCTCTTCGAGTATCGCTGGGATGAAAACTCCGATGAAATAACCCGCTCAAGATTATACGGCACGGGCATAGACTACCGCTGGCAGCGCGAGTATCCGATGGGGAGGCTTTTCTGCCATACTGTGGGGTATGCAGGCCAGCAGAAGGCCGGCAGCGAAGGGCTCGAGCGGTATTATTTCGATCTGCTCTCAGGCGAAAAAGGCGAGCAGAAGTTTCTGGTAGATTCAGGCCGAAGACCTGTAAGCAGGCTCAGCGGGTCGAGAGGGGCTAAAAACGGCAAAAGCATTATACTGAATCTCGATTCTGTAATTCAGATGTTCGCCCGTGAGGCGATTGAGAAAAGGTGTAAAAAGTTTAAGGCGGAATCCGGGTTTGCAATAGTTATGAATCCGCAGACAGGCGGCGTGATGGCGATGGCAAACTACCCGAACTACGATCCCGAAAACCTCGAGGAATCTGAGCCTTCAAGCCGGCGGAACAGAGCAATTACCGACCTCTTTGAGCCGGGCAGTGTGGTTAAGCCGCTGATTATGGCGGGAGCCGTTGATATGAACGCTGTGAGCAAGGGCAGAATAATAGACTGCGAAGACGGAATGTTCTACAGAAGAGGCTCCGGGCGAATTAAGGAATACAACTACCATCGCTACGGAAATCTCTCTCTCAAGGAGATTCTGGTTAATTCGAGCAATATCGGGATGGCAAAGATCGGGCTTATTCTGGGCAAAGAAGGGCTTTACGAATGCCTCGAAAAGATCGGCTTTACCTACAAAACCGATATAGACCTCCCGGGAGAGAGGAGCCCGGAGATAAGGTCTTTGGACAAATGGACGGGATATTCAGTTACAAGGATCCCGTTCGGGCAGGAAATCGGGATTACCGGAATACAAATCCTCAGGGGCTACTGCGCAGCAGCAAACGGCGGACGGTCTGTGCGTCCATACCTTGCCAAAGCGGTGATTGACAACGACGGGAATACCGTACAGCAGCTCGGGGCAGACTTTGAGCGATACGGAAAGATCTTCTCTAAAGACACCTGCGATTTTATAATGGATGCCCTCGCCGGCGTGGTAAACTCAGAAGACGGGACGGGAAAGAATGCAGCAATGGAGGAATACACCGTTTTCGGCAAAACCGGCACCGCCAACATATACGACCCTGCCACCGGTCAGTACAGCAATAAGCATTACACTGCTTCTTTCGTGGGCGGGGCTCCGTTTGAAGAGCCGAGGGCTTTGGTGCTCGTATCCATAAGGAAGCCGGACAGGAGCCTCGGGATGGGCTATTCCGGCGGAAGGGTTTCAGCGCCGGTGGTGAAGGAGATTCTCGGAAAAACGCTGGATTATCTCAATGTTCCTCCTGAGAATACCGCTGAAGAATAA
- a CDS encoding SUMF1/EgtB/PvdO family nonheme iron enzyme gives MMKKLFLLSFVLMFASAALFAGSIEGVSPANALKGQNAVITLDCEGTSFTTDAVVGVWLVKGSQLLSAGSFTVLSDTQVEAEFDLSENIDKGIWAVVVYSEGGVFILDEGFTVYDPDVNGDGLVDTVDFSLYAKHLLEVMPGYTLVPNLVEIPQADAEQQITDAGLVLGTVTEDYSDTVSVGLVMDQSPPAGQSVAIGSTVDFVVSLGEEVTAPDITWVYIDDPGVSGHEGFTGYMSKYETTNAQYCQYLNEALASGDIEVRANNIVYGTSGSYSGQIYFDTYAADSDSQITYSGGVFSVRTRDGYDMSSHPVVEVSWYGATAFAAYYGWRLPTEWEWQAAADYDGSYTYGCGTSIDHSKANYDWDNPLDFSNYPYTTPVGYYDEFGYGLCDMAGNVWEWTDSWYSTSQDYRVLRGGSWGFNVSNCAVSYRYGHDPYSTNYYDGFRVVRP, from the coding sequence ATGATGAAAAAGTTATTTTTGTTGTCGTTTGTTTTAATGTTTGCCTCCGCGGCTTTATTTGCCGGTTCGATCGAAGGTGTGAGCCCTGCTAATGCGTTAAAGGGGCAAAACGCAGTCATTACATTGGATTGTGAGGGCACGTCTTTCACCACCGATGCTGTCGTTGGTGTGTGGCTGGTTAAAGGCAGTCAGCTATTAAGCGCCGGTAGCTTTACTGTATTAAGCGATACACAGGTAGAAGCGGAGTTTGACCTGTCCGAAAACATCGATAAGGGTATTTGGGCGGTTGTTGTGTATTCTGAAGGCGGCGTATTCATTCTTGATGAAGGCTTTACTGTTTACGACCCTGATGTCAATGGTGATGGATTGGTTGATACTGTTGATTTCAGCCTCTACGCGAAACATTTACTTGAAGTAATGCCGGGATATACCCTTGTGCCGAATCTTGTGGAAATTCCTCAAGCCGATGCCGAGCAGCAGATAACCGATGCGGGGCTGGTTTTGGGAACTGTAACCGAAGATTACAGCGATACCGTTTCTGTCGGTCTTGTAATGGATCAGTCGCCGCCCGCGGGGCAGAGTGTGGCTATCGGTTCAACAGTTGATTTTGTTGTTTCTCTTGGCGAGGAAGTAACCGCCCCTGATATCACATGGGTTTATATAGATGACCCCGGCGTTAGCGGGCATGAGGGCTTTACCGGCTATATGAGCAAGTATGAGACAACCAACGCGCAGTATTGCCAATATCTTAATGAAGCCCTTGCATCGGGAGATATTGAGGTACGAGCTAACAATATAGTTTATGGCACAAGCGGCTCTTACAGCGGGCAAATTTACTTTGATACCTATGCCGCGGATAGTGATAGTCAAATAACCTACAGCGGCGGCGTTTTCAGTGTACGCACAAGGGACGGCTACGATATGAGCAGTCATCCTGTAGTAGAGGTTAGCTGGTACGGCGCGACGGCTTTCGCCGCCTATTACGGCTGGCGGCTTCCCACGGAGTGGGAATGGCAGGCGGCTGCTGATTATGACGGCAGCTACACTTACGGCTGCGGCACGAGCATCGACCACAGCAAGGCGAATTATGACTGGGATAACCCGCTGGATTTCTCAAACTATCCCTATACGACGCCTGTTGGCTATTACGATGAGTTCGGCTACGGCTTGTGCGATATGGCAGGCAACGTGTGGGAATGGACGGACAGTTGGTATTCAACCAGTCAAGACTACCGTGTTCTCCGCGGCGGCAGCTGGGGCTTCAATGTCAGCAACTGTGCCGTCTCGTACCGGTACGGCCACGACCCGTACAGCACTAACTACTACGACGGGTTTCGTGTCGTTCGTCCGTAG
- a CDS encoding LamG-like jellyroll fold domain-containing protein produces the protein MNINYVSGQDKTVNEMLFGYNTLYCVPDQPEDGWMPDERWQDQYLPQTMEDLGVTSLRYPGGHIVSFWHWDDPFSGGWEDLWDPSRTFDSRAVREQRYSGYMDLDEYIQQCKNLDIEPILGVNVLAGYKFDRVQDSIDEAVAMLDYCEQNDFDVTYLYLDNEVGHQGGLPNHIDAGAYPELVKQFSIGIKNEYPNIKLICNYIHGLSHWTVKDLVRDYGQYFDVIDKHLYYNTGAWGEYSRSEWLNDFTVDGYKSEIDSFHQFCKNTGMEHIELGFLEWNYGGSGGTQSDNGNFFDQAMVMSEIMMMFIEKNVDMACIWPIYWPGSGRNLIEFEPYKHRPSFTAMQMFKDIQGQKVHTFDSDHQNAIVLGALAERTENSKNPKIVILILSKDSSESRDFTIDLGNISPDSVFATSMAEGDNGWHRSIRMSPSLNQDNQITFSAPGISLTKITAVMSKSDINADMEVDIEDFMLLSEEWMSSPENIFADIAPSSSGDGFVDMIDLSAFSKDWPGFFNNMFCWWKFEEQTGTQASDSSENSRFGTLSGTNFQEGSVLGISDSGLYFDGIDDKVTLDLGYSDWPEYTVSLWVKPEQLGQANYSGLFNTSSNNNADTFQIDVDGTNPGSYRYHGSEDGIIGAVEDSWTHIAVACENETTKLYYNGSLAGSINASDTQIDRIQLGINRSGHLPFEGIIDDFRVYDKALSDDKIQNLYFSPLPQR, from the coding sequence GTGAATATAAATTATGTATCCGGGCAGGATAAAACGGTGAATGAGATGCTCTTCGGCTACAACACTCTTTACTGCGTTCCCGATCAGCCGGAGGACGGCTGGATGCCGGACGAACGCTGGCAAGACCAGTATCTGCCCCAAACTATGGAAGATTTAGGAGTAACCTCCCTCCGCTATCCGGGCGGGCACATTGTATCATTCTGGCACTGGGACGACCCGTTCTCCGGTGGCTGGGAAGATTTATGGGACCCTTCAAGAACATTCGACTCAAGGGCGGTCAGAGAGCAGCGATATTCGGGATATATGGATCTGGATGAGTATATCCAGCAATGCAAAAACCTTGATATAGAGCCGATTCTGGGGGTAAACGTGCTTGCAGGCTATAAATTCGACCGAGTGCAGGATTCAATAGATGAGGCGGTGGCAATGCTTGATTACTGCGAGCAGAATGATTTCGATGTAACTTACCTCTATCTTGATAATGAGGTTGGCCATCAGGGCGGGCTTCCCAACCATATAGATGCGGGGGCTTATCCGGAGCTTGTAAAGCAGTTTTCGATTGGTATTAAAAACGAATACCCGAACATAAAGCTTATATGCAACTATATACACGGCCTCTCACATTGGACTGTAAAGGACTTGGTGAGAGATTACGGGCAGTATTTCGATGTTATAGACAAGCATTTGTATTACAATACGGGTGCTTGGGGCGAATACTCGCGAAGCGAGTGGCTCAATGATTTCACCGTTGACGGATACAAATCAGAAATAGACAGCTTCCATCAGTTCTGCAAGAATACGGGCATGGAACATATTGAGCTTGGATTTCTTGAATGGAATTACGGCGGGTCTGGAGGTACGCAAAGCGATAACGGCAATTTCTTCGATCAGGCGATGGTGATGTCTGAGATTATGATGATGTTCATTGAGAAGAACGTGGATATGGCCTGCATCTGGCCGATCTACTGGCCGGGTTCAGGCAGAAATCTTATTGAGTTTGAACCTTACAAACACAGGCCGAGCTTCACTGCAATGCAGATGTTCAAGGATATCCAGGGTCAGAAGGTTCACACTTTTGACTCAGACCATCAAAACGCCATTGTGCTGGGGGCTCTTGCTGAAAGAACAGAGAATTCTAAAAACCCGAAGATAGTAATTCTGATTCTAAGCAAAGACAGCAGCGAAAGCAGGGATTTTACGATAGACCTTGGGAATATAAGCCCCGATTCTGTTTTTGCAACATCAATGGCCGAGGGCGATAACGGCTGGCACAGATCGATTAGGATGTCTCCTTCTCTGAATCAAGATAATCAGATCACTTTTTCAGCTCCAGGAATTTCGCTCACCAAAATAACAGCGGTTATGAGCAAATCGGATATAAACGCAGACATGGAGGTTGATATCGAAGACTTTATGCTCCTCAGCGAGGAATGGATGTCTTCCCCGGAGAATATATTCGCAGATATCGCACCTTCTTCCTCTGGAGATGGATTTGTGGATATGATAGATTTATCCGCCTTTTCCAAAGACTGGCCGGGATTTTTTAATAATATGTTCTGCTGGTGGAAGTTTGAAGAACAAACAGGCACGCAGGCCTCAGATTCAAGCGAAAATTCGAGATTCGGCACTCTTTCCGGTACGAACTTCCAAGAGGGCTCTGTGCTGGGTATTTCCGACAGCGGGCTTTATTTCGACGGAATTGACGACAAAGTTACATTAGATTTAGGATACAGCGATTGGCCGGAATATACGGTAAGCCTTTGGGTTAAGCCTGAGCAGCTGGGACAGGCAAATTACAGCGGCCTTTTCAACACAAGCAGCAATAACAATGCAGATACCTTCCAGATTGACGTTGACGGCACAAACCCGGGCAGCTACAGATACCACGGCTCTGAAGACGGGATAATCGGTGCGGTTGAAGATTCATGGACGCATATTGCAGTTGCCTGCGAAAATGAAACCACAAAGCTGTACTATAACGGCAGTTTGGCAGGCAGTATAAACGCAAGCGACACGCAGATAGACAGGATCCAGCTCGGCATTAACCGCAGCGGACACCTGCCTTTTGAAGGCATCATTGACGATTTCAGGGTGTATGATAAAGCATTGAGCGATGATAAGATACAAAATCTGTATTTTTCCCCGCTTCCCCAGAGGTAG